The Staphylococcus sp. 17KM0847 DNA segment TTTTATTCAGTCCAATAGGTTTAGTAATGTGGCAAATAAAACTGCAGGGTCAAAAATGCCTCGTACGGATTGGAATTTAGTGGAAAATGTTAGATTATATAAAGGTTCGATTGAAGAACAACAAAAAATTGGTGGATTTTTCAGCAAACTGGACCAACAAATCGAATTAGAAGAACAAAAGTTAGCCAAACTAGAAGAAAAGAAAAAAGGATATATGCAAAAGATTTTTTCTCAAGAGTTAAGATTTAAAGATGAAAATGGGAAAGAGTATCCAGAATGGGAAGTTAAAAGATTAAATAATATTATACATTTACAAAATGGTTATGCTTTTCAAAGTAATTTATTTTCAGACAAAGGCACACCAATTATAAGAATCACAGACATTAATAAATCCTTAGTTTCAGTAGGGACAACTTATTATCCTGAAGATATAAATATTGATGAAAGGTTTATAATTAATAAAAACGATATATTAATAGCAATGTCAGGAGCTACTACAGGTAAATTAGGTAAATATATTAGTGACAATCCTAGTTACTTAAACCAACGTATAGGTAAATTTGTAATGAAAGATGGAGGCGACAATGATTTTATATTTGCCTATTTGAATTCAATGAATTTCAAAAAAGAGCTAACTAAGTTACTAGTGGCAGGAGCACAACCCAATATAAGCGCTCAAGATATTGAAAATATAAGTCTTGTAATACCTTCTAGTGAGGAACAAAGAAAAATAGGAGTATTCTTTAACAAATTAGATAAGTTAATAAAAAGACGATTCGATAAAATTGAACTATTAAAACATCGTAAAAAAGGCTTACTACAAAAGATGTTTGTTTGATGCTTATAACACCTTATTAACTCAAACGATATAAGTTTTTTAGTCTGTGCCAGTCATGTTGTAGTATCAAATGTTTTATTATTATGACTTTTTGAGGTAGCTATGCAAATATAACACCATTAAAAAATATTGCGATTTTCAAATTAAATTATTACAATTCTTGCTATTTTTGCGCTTATGAAATGATAATAAATAAAACGAGATACTTTTAATGATCTATTCATCGCAGTCAAAATAAATGCGTTAAAGTTCGAACGAGTGACAGGGTGCTATTATTTATATATAATAAACGAAAGGAGGAGGGTGACTGTGAAAGTAAAATACATTGATAAACGTCACTGGCGTCGCCTCTTAGACCGTGATTATATAGAAGTAAAAGTCAATAACAATAAGTTTAAAGGTATTATCGGTTTAATCACGATTAATAAAGTGAGGGAGCCGTTAGAAGTGACCGTTGTGGGTAAGAAGATGATTGTAGCTGATGATAAATACCAATGGTTGCAAATCGTACCAGAAAAGAAACGTTATAGTGTAACTGTGATGTTCAACGATCGTGGTGAGCCGTTACAGTATTATTTTGATGTTAATTTAAAAAATATTACTCAAAAGGGTAAAGCGAGAACGTTAGATTTATATCTGGATGTTCTAGTTTTACCAGATGGACGTTATGAACTTGTAGACCAAGATGACTTAGAGCGTGCGTTACAGACGAATCAAATTACGCGTAAACAATATCATGAAGCATATATTATTGCACATCAATTAATGATACAAATTGATGAAGATTTTAAAAGTATTGAAGACAAGGTCATGTATTGTTTCAAAAAGATTAGACATAAACATTACAGGAGAGAACACTCACGCACATATTAAAGAACAGACGACTTGGAAATGTGTGATGTTAGGATATTGAATGGCACACTGGACGAGGCGTCGTCTGGTGTTTCTTTAGTTTAGATTGGAAATAAGAGTAGTTATAGTTAGAGGAGGAACAGTAGTGAAAATTGATGATTATCGATTACTTATCACATTAGATGAAACGAGGACTTTGCGTAAAGCAGCAGAACGTCTTTATATTTCTCAGCCAGCTGTGACGCAGCGTTTAAAATCTATTGAACGTTATTTTGGTGTCGATATTTTTATAAGAACTAAAAAGCAATTAATCACGACGACAGAAGGTGCAATGGTTATTGCACATGCTAAAGAGATGTTAAATCAAGAAAGCCTCTTTCAAGATAAGATTAAAGCCCATGTTGGAGAAATTAATGGCAGTCTATCAATTGGTTGTTCATCACTGGTGGGGCAGGCCGTGTTACCCGACGTATTAAGCCGTTATACATCAGAATATCCTAATGTAGAAATTAAATTACAAATTGGTTCGAGTGACCATATTAAAACACATTATAATGATTACCACATTATGATTGTGAGAGGGAACCAGCTCTTAAATAAACATAATGACCATTTAATGGATGACCAACATTACTTCATTTATCCTAAAAACAAAGCATCAGAATTACATAAGCTGCCGTTTATTGAGTTTCAAGCAGATCCAGTTTATATTAACCAAATTAAGGCATGGTATTATCAACATATGTCTCAAGACTATCATGCGCGTATTAAAGTGGATCAAGTTGCAACGTGTAAGGCGCTATTGCTGAGTGGTGTTGGGTTGACGATATTACCAGAAATTATGACAAAAGATTTGGATGCAGATCAGTTTGAAATGATTAAAGTAGATATCGAAGAGCGCCCACTTGTTCGTGCAACATATTTAAGCTATGACATGAGTATGATGCAACTGCCACAAGTCAATGCTTTTATACGTGTTTTAAAAGAGTATGTTCAGGAAACTCGTAATAATGATATTGCGCTACACTAATATAAAGGTAGTGTGCAATTTTTATTGTAAATATCTATAAGTGATTGGCTAAGCCTGATATAAAGAGAAATTAAAGGTCAGTGCATAGTCATTTTACGATTTTTATTGATTGTGAGAGGTGAGGTTTTTGATAAAAGTGCTTAAATCTTGCTTCTTTATTGTTTGGTGAGGTCAAATAAAAAGGAGATTTGTATGTTTCGCGAGCTATTAACGATTAAAAATTATAAGTTATTTATTGTAAATATGATGTTAATTGGAATGGGGATAGCAGTAACGGTACCATTTTTTGTATTATTTGCAACTAACCAATTGGGAATGACAACAAACGAGTTTGGTTTACTCTTAGCTCTAGCAGCAATGAGTCAATTTACAATGAATGCTATCGTGGCACGATTTTCAGATACCCATGCTATTAATCGTAAAATCATTATTATTATAGCGTTGTTAATGGGTGCCATTAGTTTTTCTCTTCCGTTTTTTGTAGATAATATTATTTTGTTTATTATATTATACGCAGTGTTTCAAGGATTGTTTGCACCAGCTATGCCTCAATTATACGCATCAGCGAGAGAATCGATTAATCAATCTACATCAAGCAGTCGTGCCATCTTTGCAAACTCTGTACTCCGTTCCATGTTTTCTTTTGGCTTCTTATTTGGTCCGTTAGTAGGTAATATTTTAAATCAATCAATGGGATATAGTGGCTTATTTGGTGGTACAGTAGCTATTATTTTAACGACACTTATATTGCAAGTCTTCTTTTTTAAAGACGTCCAATCCACCCAACCTGTACGTGAGCA contains these protein-coding regions:
- a CDS encoding restriction endonuclease subunit S, with product MTNQTKNVPELRFPEFDGEWEYNLFGEIVTNKSKKFDPKKEDSTQDIELDSIEQNTGRLLNTYISKNFTSQKNKFYKGNVLYSKLRPYLNKYYYAQMNGVCSSEIWVLDSLDKQKLSNLFLYFFIQSNRFSNVANKTAGSKMPRTDWNLVENVRLYKGSIEEQQKIGGFFSKLDQQIELEEQKLAKLEEKKKGYMQKIFSQELRFKDENGKEYPEWEVKRLNNIIHLQNGYAFQSNLFSDKGTPIIRITDINKSLVSVGTTYYPEDINIDERFIINKNDILIAMSGATTGKLGKYISDNPSYLNQRIGKFVMKDGGDNDFIFAYLNSMNFKKELTKLLVAGAQPNISAQDIENISLVIPSSEEQRKIGVFFNKLDKLIKRRFDKIELLKHRKKGLLQKMFV
- a CDS encoding DUF402 domain-containing protein, which produces MKVKYIDKRHWRRLLDRDYIEVKVNNNKFKGIIGLITINKVREPLEVTVVGKKMIVADDKYQWLQIVPEKKRYSVTVMFNDRGEPLQYYFDVNLKNITQKGKARTLDLYLDVLVLPDGRYELVDQDDLERALQTNQITRKQYHEAYIIAHQLMIQIDEDFKSIEDKVMYCFKKIRHKHYRREHSRTY
- a CDS encoding LysR family transcriptional regulator produces the protein MKIDDYRLLITLDETRTLRKAAERLYISQPAVTQRLKSIERYFGVDIFIRTKKQLITTTEGAMVIAHAKEMLNQESLFQDKIKAHVGEINGSLSIGCSSLVGQAVLPDVLSRYTSEYPNVEIKLQIGSSDHIKTHYNDYHIMIVRGNQLLNKHNDHLMDDQHYFIYPKNKASELHKLPFIEFQADPVYINQIKAWYYQHMSQDYHARIKVDQVATCKALLLSGVGLTILPEIMTKDLDADQFEMIKVDIEERPLVRATYLSYDMSMMQLPQVNAFIRVLKEYVQETRNNDIALH
- a CDS encoding sugar efflux transporter, encoding MFRELLTIKNYKLFIVNMMLIGMGIAVTVPFFVLFATNQLGMTTNEFGLLLALAAMSQFTMNAIVARFSDTHAINRKIIIIIALLMGAISFSLPFFVDNIILFIILYAVFQGLFAPAMPQLYASARESINQSTSSSRAIFANSVLRSMFSFGFLFGPLVGNILNQSMGYSGLFGGTVAIILTTLILQVFFFKDVQSTQPVREHTPTEQNAPSMLTHTYLIVPFLAFILLHVGQWMYTLNMPLFVTNYLHEEEKYVGHLASLCAGLEVPFMIILGIVASKVSTRTLLAIAALCGALFFASIGIFESVHIMLIGQVFLAAFLAVLLGIGISYFQDILPQFPGYASTLFANAMVIGQLLGNLLGGAMSNWVGLGNVFYVSAFSLVCGFILILFTKKDVAVRS